In one Stenotrophomonas maltophilia genomic region, the following are encoded:
- a CDS encoding S-(hydroxymethyl)glutathione dehydrogenase/class III alcohol dehydrogenase: MKSRAAVAFAPGQPLQIVEIDVAPPKAGEVLVKITHTGVCHTDAFTLSGDDPEGLFPVVLGHEGAGIVVEVGEGVTSVKPGDHVIPLYTAECGECLFCKSGKTNLCVSVRATQGKGVMPDGTSRFSYNGEPIYHYMGCSTFSEYTVVAEVSLAKINPQANPEHVCLLGCGVTTGIGAVHNTAKVQEGDSVAVFGLGGIGLAVIQGARQAKAGRIIAVDTNPSKFELAREFGATDCINPKDFDKPIQQVIVEMTTWGVDHSFECIGNVNVMRAALECAHRGWGQSVVIGVAGAGQEISTRPFQLVTGRKWMGTAFGGVKGRSQLPGMVEDAMKGDIELAPFVTHTMDLDGINDAFDLMHEGKSIRSVVHY, encoded by the coding sequence ATGAAATCCCGTGCCGCCGTCGCCTTTGCTCCCGGCCAGCCGCTGCAGATCGTCGAGATCGACGTCGCCCCGCCGAAGGCCGGCGAAGTGCTGGTCAAGATCACCCACACCGGCGTCTGCCACACCGATGCGTTCACCCTGTCAGGGGATGATCCGGAAGGTCTGTTCCCGGTGGTGCTGGGCCATGAAGGTGCCGGCATCGTGGTGGAAGTAGGCGAGGGCGTGACCAGCGTCAAGCCGGGTGACCACGTGATTCCGCTGTACACCGCCGAGTGCGGCGAATGCCTGTTCTGCAAGAGTGGCAAGACCAACCTGTGCGTGTCGGTACGCGCGACCCAGGGCAAGGGCGTGATGCCCGATGGCACCAGCCGCTTCAGCTACAACGGCGAGCCGATCTATCACTACATGGGCTGCTCGACGTTCAGCGAGTACACAGTGGTGGCCGAAGTCTCGCTGGCGAAGATCAATCCGCAGGCGAACCCGGAACATGTCTGCCTGCTCGGCTGCGGTGTCACTACCGGCATCGGTGCGGTGCACAACACGGCCAAGGTGCAGGAAGGCGACAGCGTGGCAGTGTTCGGCCTCGGCGGCATCGGCCTGGCCGTGATCCAGGGCGCGCGCCAGGCCAAGGCCGGCCGCATCATCGCGGTGGATACCAATCCGTCCAAGTTCGAGCTGGCGCGTGAGTTCGGTGCGACCGACTGCATCAATCCGAAGGACTTCGACAAGCCGATCCAGCAGGTCATTGTTGAAATGACCACCTGGGGCGTGGACCACAGCTTCGAGTGCATCGGCAACGTCAACGTGATGCGCGCGGCGCTGGAATGCGCGCACCGTGGCTGGGGCCAGAGCGTGGTGATCGGCGTGGCCGGCGCCGGCCAGGAAATCTCCACCCGTCCCTTCCAGCTGGTCACCGGCCGCAAGTGGATGGGCACGGCCTTCGGTGGCGTCAAGGGTCGCAGCCAGCTGCCGGGCATGGTGGAGGACGCGATGAAGGGCGACATCGAACTGGCGCCGTTCGTCACCCACACCATGGATCTGGACGGGATCAACGATGCCTTCGATCTGATGCACGAAGGCAAGTCGATCCGTTCGGTCGTGCACTACTGA
- a CDS encoding alpha/beta hydrolase family protein, whose amino-acid sequence MHRTLVSLAAWSAMAFSAQAVAATAASPCAAASYRMADGSTLDIGPGAGDQLRWRTPDGRSGALQRTAGDAWTSTRGWTGQPDGHRMVLTDCGKRGISVDGMKGERIPLRQIDTRFSGAGATLQGRLTLPPGDAPVPLVVLVHGAENSSALERYSLQREFASAGIAVFAYDKRGTGRSGGRYTQNYLTLANDLILATREARRLAGARAQRVGYQAGSQGGWVAPLAARIEPVDFIVISFGLAVSPLEEDREAIAFDMQRAGQDAEATAQAMQIADAVATIVESGFTEGFDVLAEVKQRYQHAPWFPAVRGNITGYLLSTPEVTAREQGPRLLDGVPAHYDPLPVLTHLQVPQLWIFGGQDRDAPPGETLRRLAVLQGQGRPIYTAVYADADHGMYEFELDAAGERVSTRQPAGYFQLMTDFIRGDALRSEYGQARPTSAR is encoded by the coding sequence ATGCACAGAACCCTGGTGTCGCTGGCCGCGTGGAGCGCGATGGCCTTCAGTGCGCAGGCGGTCGCGGCCACGGCGGCGTCGCCTTGCGCCGCTGCGAGCTATCGGATGGCCGATGGCAGTACGCTGGACATCGGCCCGGGTGCGGGCGATCAACTGCGGTGGCGCACGCCAGATGGTCGCAGCGGCGCACTGCAGCGCACCGCGGGCGATGCCTGGACCAGTACCCGCGGCTGGACCGGGCAGCCGGACGGGCACCGGATGGTGCTCACGGACTGTGGGAAGCGCGGCATCAGCGTCGATGGAATGAAGGGCGAGCGCATTCCGCTGCGGCAGATCGACACCCGTTTCAGCGGTGCCGGCGCAACGCTGCAGGGGCGGCTGACGCTGCCTCCGGGCGATGCGCCGGTTCCACTGGTGGTGCTGGTGCATGGTGCGGAGAACAGCTCCGCGCTGGAGCGCTACTCGCTGCAGCGCGAGTTCGCCAGTGCCGGCATCGCCGTGTTCGCGTACGACAAGCGGGGCACGGGACGCTCTGGCGGGCGGTACACGCAGAACTACCTGACCCTGGCCAATGATCTGATCCTGGCCACGCGCGAAGCACGCCGGTTGGCGGGGGCACGTGCGCAGCGGGTCGGCTACCAGGCCGGCAGCCAGGGTGGCTGGGTGGCGCCGCTGGCGGCACGCATCGAGCCTGTGGATTTCATCGTGATCAGCTTCGGCCTGGCGGTCTCGCCGCTGGAGGAAGACCGCGAGGCGATCGCTTTCGACATGCAGCGGGCCGGCCAGGACGCAGAAGCCACTGCGCAGGCGATGCAGATCGCCGATGCGGTGGCGACCATCGTCGAGAGCGGATTCACCGAGGGATTCGATGTACTGGCGGAGGTGAAGCAGCGTTACCAGCATGCGCCCTGGTTCCCTGCGGTACGCGGGAACATTACCGGGTATCTCTTGTCGACTCCGGAGGTGACTGCACGCGAGCAGGGGCCACGGTTGCTGGACGGGGTGCCGGCCCATTACGACCCTTTACCGGTGCTCACGCATCTGCAGGTGCCGCAGTTGTGGATCTTTGGCGGGCAGGACCGCGATGCACCGCCGGGAGAGACGCTCAGGCGTCTTGCGGTTCTGCAGGGCCAGGGACGGCCGATCTACACGGCCGTGTATGCAGACGCCGATCATGGCATGTACGAGTTCGAGCTGGATGCGGCCGGGGAACGTGTATCGACACGGCAGCCGGCCGGGTACTTCCAGCTGATGACGGACTTCATCCGTGGCGATGCGCTGCGGTCCGAATACGGCCAGGCCCGCCCCACGTCCGCGCGATGA
- a CDS encoding AMP nucleosidase — MKSKQEIVDNWLPRYTGVPLDQFGPHVLLTNFGGYLHTFSELTGAPIVGLDRPMASATSDGITMINFGMGSPNAAIIMDLLSAVMPKAVLFLGKCGGLKRKNQLGDLVLPIAAIRGEGTSGDYLPPEVPALPAFALQRAVSTMIRDLGHDYWTGTVYTTNRRVWEHDEAFKERLRAMRCMAIDMETATVFAAGFANHIPSGALLLVSDQPMIPDGVKTEASDAKVSSQFVENHIQIGIEALKLIRRNGKSVRHLRFDE; from the coding sequence ATGAAGAGCAAGCAGGAAATCGTCGACAACTGGCTGCCGCGCTATACCGGCGTGCCCCTGGACCAGTTCGGCCCGCACGTCCTGCTGACCAACTTCGGCGGCTACCTGCACACCTTCTCCGAACTGACCGGTGCGCCCATCGTCGGCCTGGACCGGCCCATGGCCAGCGCCACCAGCGATGGCATCACGATGATCAACTTCGGCATGGGCAGCCCCAATGCCGCGATCATCATGGACCTGCTGTCGGCGGTGATGCCCAAGGCGGTATTGTTCCTGGGCAAGTGCGGGGGCCTGAAGCGCAAGAACCAGCTGGGCGACCTGGTGCTGCCGATCGCCGCGATCCGTGGTGAAGGCACTTCGGGCGACTATCTGCCACCGGAAGTACCGGCACTGCCGGCCTTCGCCCTGCAGCGCGCGGTCTCGACCATGATCCGCGATCTGGGGCACGACTACTGGACCGGTACCGTCTACACCACCAACCGGCGGGTCTGGGAACACGACGAGGCATTCAAGGAACGGCTGCGCGCGATGCGCTGCATGGCCATCGACATGGAAACGGCCACGGTGTTCGCCGCCGGCTTCGCCAACCACATCCCCAGCGGCGCCCTGCTGCTGGTTTCGGACCAGCCGATGATTCCCGACGGGGTCAAGACCGAAGCCTCCGATGCCAAGGTCAGCTCCCAGTTCGTGGAAAACCATATCCAGATCGGCATCGAGGCGCTTAAGCTTATCCGGCGCAACGGCAAGTCGGTCCGCCATCTGCGCTTCGACGAATGA
- a CDS encoding GGDEF domain-containing protein — MPVVLALLYVFGHGLVVALWPGPAGLGSFVFLTGAPLLAAAACLWRARADRAALGWRAIALALLLWAGGMGINMLDALRADRPDITPGASLLLYVLYGVPLVFILARSRRERWAISVIDGIMAALLGVLFFVHTQSFADHVGIDDQALTNMQRMFDIQNLCIAVFAIVRWVSCDVPERRSVFRALALYALAYLLVAYYINHFTSEQSFGAYNDLLIDVPFLLLALLALRRSPATGFVLQPRLARLVQAGGPIILPLLLLVVGTLVVDHARPLALAGFVLATLGFSLRSALLQIDLLERQAGLDQLARQDGLTGVANRRQFDAELQAEWNRARRSGSELALLLVDIDHFKAFNDAHGHPAGDRCLQAVAALLQHSAGRAGDSVARYGGEEFAVIVPGTALDGVQALAERLRRAVEALQLPEGRVSISIGIAFLHPPATADAGQLLADADAALYVAKRAGRNRVAMQGATLAGADRR, encoded by the coding sequence ATGCCGGTAGTGCTGGCGCTGCTGTACGTGTTCGGCCATGGCCTGGTCGTGGCCCTGTGGCCGGGGCCGGCAGGCCTGGGTTCGTTCGTGTTCCTCACCGGCGCGCCGCTGCTGGCCGCCGCCGCATGCCTGTGGCGCGCGCGTGCGGATCGCGCCGCGCTGGGCTGGCGTGCCATCGCGCTGGCACTGCTGCTGTGGGCGGGGGGCATGGGCATCAACATGCTCGATGCACTCCGTGCCGACCGCCCCGACATCACCCCGGGCGCCAGCCTGCTGCTGTACGTGCTGTATGGCGTGCCGCTGGTGTTCATCCTGGCCCGCTCGCGGCGGGAGCGCTGGGCCATCAGCGTGATCGACGGAATCATGGCGGCCCTGCTGGGCGTGCTGTTCTTCGTGCATACCCAGTCATTTGCCGACCATGTCGGCATCGACGACCAGGCGCTGACCAACATGCAGCGCATGTTCGATATCCAGAACCTGTGCATCGCTGTCTTTGCCATCGTGCGCTGGGTGTCCTGTGATGTCCCGGAGCGACGCAGCGTGTTCCGCGCGCTGGCGCTGTACGCGCTGGCCTATCTGCTGGTGGCCTACTACATCAACCACTTCACCTCCGAACAGTCTTTCGGCGCCTACAACGATCTGCTGATCGACGTGCCGTTCCTGTTGCTCGCGCTGCTGGCACTGCGGCGGTCGCCAGCTACCGGATTCGTGCTGCAGCCGCGGCTGGCCCGGCTGGTGCAGGCCGGCGGCCCGATCATCCTGCCGCTGCTGCTGCTGGTGGTGGGCACCCTGGTGGTGGACCATGCCAGGCCCCTGGCATTGGCTGGATTCGTTCTGGCCACGTTGGGCTTCAGCCTGCGCAGTGCGCTTCTGCAGATCGATCTGCTGGAACGGCAGGCCGGGCTCGACCAGCTCGCGCGCCAGGATGGCCTGACCGGCGTAGCCAACCGCCGCCAGTTCGATGCCGAACTGCAGGCCGAATGGAACCGGGCGCGGCGGAGCGGCAGCGAACTGGCGCTGCTGCTGGTCGATATCGATCATTTCAAGGCGTTCAACGATGCCCATGGTCATCCCGCCGGCGACCGTTGCCTGCAGGCCGTGGCGGCGCTGCTGCAGCACAGCGCCGGGCGTGCGGGCGACAGCGTGGCGCGTTACGGCGGTGAGGAATTCGCGGTGATCGTGCCAGGCACGGCGTTGGACGGCGTACAGGCCTTGGCCGAGCGGCTGCGACGCGCGGTGGAAGCGCTGCAGCTGCCGGAAGGGCGGGTCAGCATCAGCATCGGCATCGCATTCCTGCATCCGCCGGCAACAGCCGATGCCGGGCAGCTGCTCGCCGATGCGGATGCGGCGTTGTATGTGGCCAAACGCGCGGGACGCAATCGTGTGGCGATGCAGGGCGCAACGCTGGCCGGTGCAGACCGCCGCTAG
- a CDS encoding amidohydrolase yields the protein MTSTLLRAGLGLALVTLAAAPALGASRFMADPYPSTYRAQPDAPVLIHNATVLTGTGQRLDNADVLLREGRIVAVGQQLQAEADVTRIDAQGKWVTPGLIDVHSHLGVYPSPGVGAHSDGNEMTAPVTANVWAEHSVWPQDPGFAAALAGGVTSMQVLPGSANLVGGRGVTLKNVPAITYQAMKFPGAPWGLKMACGENPKRVYGEGKGVTPATRMGNVAGYRAAFIDAADYITKNTPKAAKRKRWFGSDKGDSAGDAGGKRDLKLDTLAGAIQGDIRVHIHCYRADEMATMLDLAKEFGFKVAAFHHGVEAYKLADRLAGDGVCGALWADWWGFKMEAFDGIPENIALVDRAKNSCAIVHSDSPEGIQRLNQEAAKVMAAARRARMAPITPEHAITWMTANAAKALGIERQTGTLEPGKMADVVVWNGNPFSSYALAEQVYVDGRRLYDRSALPATPQSDFQLGQEVH from the coding sequence ATGACGTCGACGTTGTTGCGCGCCGGGCTGGGGCTGGCGCTGGTTACGCTGGCCGCCGCGCCAGCACTGGGCGCCTCGCGCTTCATGGCCGATCCTTACCCCAGCACCTATCGGGCGCAGCCCGACGCGCCGGTGCTGATCCACAACGCAACGGTGCTGACCGGCACCGGCCAGCGCCTGGACAATGCCGACGTGCTGCTGCGTGAGGGCCGCATCGTTGCTGTCGGCCAGCAGCTGCAGGCCGAGGCCGATGTCACCCGCATCGACGCGCAGGGCAAGTGGGTCACCCCCGGGCTGATCGACGTGCACTCGCACCTGGGTGTATATCCAAGCCCGGGGGTCGGCGCGCACAGCGATGGCAACGAGATGACCGCACCGGTCACGGCCAATGTCTGGGCGGAGCACTCGGTGTGGCCGCAGGATCCCGGCTTCGCTGCCGCCCTGGCCGGCGGCGTGACCAGCATGCAGGTGCTGCCCGGCTCGGCCAACCTGGTCGGTGGCCGCGGCGTGACCCTGAAGAATGTTCCGGCCATCACCTACCAGGCGATGAAGTTTCCCGGCGCGCCGTGGGGCCTGAAGATGGCCTGCGGCGAGAACCCCAAACGCGTCTATGGCGAAGGCAAGGGTGTGACGCCTGCTACCCGGATGGGCAACGTCGCCGGCTACCGCGCAGCCTTCATCGATGCCGCCGACTACATCACCAAGAACACGCCCAAGGCAGCCAAGCGCAAGCGCTGGTTCGGCAGCGACAAAGGTGACAGCGCGGGCGATGCCGGTGGCAAGCGCGATCTCAAGCTGGACACCCTGGCCGGCGCGATCCAGGGCGACATCCGCGTGCACATCCACTGCTACCGTGCCGACGAAATGGCCACCATGCTCGACCTGGCCAAGGAATTCGGTTTCAAGGTGGCAGCGTTCCACCATGGCGTGGAGGCCTACAAGCTGGCCGACCGGCTGGCGGGGGACGGCGTCTGCGGTGCACTGTGGGCCGACTGGTGGGGCTTCAAGATGGAAGCCTTCGATGGCATCCCCGAGAACATCGCGCTGGTGGACCGGGCGAAGAACAGCTGCGCCATCGTCCATTCCGATTCGCCCGAAGGCATCCAGCGCCTGAACCAGGAGGCCGCAAAGGTCATGGCCGCCGCGCGCCGCGCACGCATGGCCCCGATCACTCCTGAACATGCGATCACCTGGATGACCGCCAATGCCGCCAAGGCGCTGGGCATCGAGCGCCAGACCGGCACGCTGGAGCCCGGCAAGATGGCCGACGTGGTGGTGTGGAACGGCAATCCCTTCAGCTCCTACGCATTGGCCGAGCAGGTCTATGTCGATGGCCGCCGCCTGTACGACCGCAGTGCGTTGCCGGCAACGCCGCAGTCGGACTTCCAGCTCGGGCAGGAGGTGCACTGA
- a CDS encoding metal/formaldehyde-sensitive transcriptional repressor, with protein MPHSPEEKKKVLARVRRIRGQCDALDRALEAGADCGPVLQQIAAIRGAVNGLMSEVMEAHLREEFGQPAASDEQRAERVREMSGLIRSYLK; from the coding sequence ATGCCGCACTCTCCCGAAGAGAAGAAGAAGGTCCTGGCCCGCGTGCGCCGCATCCGCGGCCAGTGCGATGCACTGGACCGTGCGCTGGAAGCCGGCGCCGACTGCGGGCCCGTGCTGCAGCAGATCGCCGCCATCCGCGGGGCGGTCAACGGGCTGATGTCCGAGGTGATGGAAGCCCACCTGCGCGAAGAGTTCGGACAACCCGCAGCGTCCGATGAACAGCGCGCCGAGCGCGTGCGCGAGATGAGCGGGCTGATCCGCTCGTACCTGAAATAA
- a CDS encoding DegV family protein: MRIGIVVDSACDLPQAFIAEHNIVLLPITVRIGEAVLADHRDEQATLSFLHAHVAEHGAEAETIPFSVNQIRDLFLQQLVIDYDHVFCMTITKTRSPIHDNALQASFAILNDYKPVRQAAGYNSPFALRVLDTQNLFAAQAVTAVEAVRLRDSNASVQQIRERLEELAGNVHGYMVTRDLYYMRARARHKGDRSVGLLSAALGSALDIKPVLHGYRGETGPVAKIKGFDNAVQKLFAVVGQRVRSGLMTPTVCVSYGGELEELRALPGYAQLTDVCATHGVTVYESVMSLTGMVNVGKGAVTVGFADGPHRFE; encoded by the coding sequence ATGCGCATCGGAATCGTCGTCGACTCGGCCTGCGACCTGCCGCAGGCGTTCATTGCCGAACACAACATCGTGCTGCTCCCGATCACCGTACGGATCGGCGAAGCCGTACTCGCCGACCACCGCGACGAACAGGCCACGCTCAGCTTCCTGCACGCACACGTGGCCGAACATGGTGCCGAGGCGGAGACCATCCCCTTCAGCGTCAACCAGATCCGTGACCTGTTCCTGCAGCAGTTGGTGATCGACTACGACCACGTCTTCTGCATGACCATCACCAAGACCCGCAGCCCGATCCACGACAACGCCCTGCAGGCCAGCTTCGCCATCCTCAACGACTACAAGCCGGTGCGGCAGGCCGCGGGCTACAACTCGCCCTTCGCACTGCGCGTGCTCGACACCCAGAACCTGTTCGCCGCGCAGGCGGTGACGGCGGTGGAGGCGGTTCGCCTGCGCGACAGCAACGCCAGCGTGCAGCAGATCCGCGAGCGGCTGGAGGAACTGGCCGGCAACGTGCATGGCTACATGGTCACCCGTGACCTGTATTACATGCGGGCCCGCGCGCGGCACAAGGGCGACCGCAGTGTCGGCCTGCTCAGTGCCGCGCTGGGCAGCGCACTGGACATCAAGCCGGTGCTGCACGGCTACCGCGGTGAGACCGGCCCGGTGGCCAAGATCAAGGGCTTCGACAATGCCGTGCAGAAGCTCTTCGCTGTGGTCGGCCAGCGCGTGCGCAGTGGACTGATGACACCGACAGTCTGCGTCAGCTATGGCGGTGAGCTGGAGGAGCTGCGCGCCCTGCCCGGCTATGCGCAGCTGACGGACGTCTGCGCCACCCACGGCGTCACCGTGTACGAATCGGTGATGAGCCTGACCGGCATGGTCAACGTCGGCAAGGGCGCCGTTACCGTGGGCTTTGCCGATGGACCGCATCGGTTCGAATGA
- a CDS encoding 2-hydroxychromene-2-carboxylate isomerase encodes MAPLHWYFDFVSPYSYLHWQKVKQLPQFAQVQPVPIAFGAVLQQLGNLGPAEIPAKRRFIYRQLLWNAQAEGVTLRFPPAHPFNPLAALRLCLAAGGGAQAVDVLFDWIWREGNAADSAEALREPGARLGIADVAAATATAEVKEQLRRNTEAALAAGVFGVPTLAIGDELFWGNDAHPLMAAVLADPDLLKQPEWQRVEALPIAVQRRR; translated from the coding sequence ATGGCCCCGCTGCACTGGTACTTCGATTTCGTCTCGCCCTACTCCTACCTGCATTGGCAGAAGGTCAAGCAACTGCCCCAGTTCGCACAGGTACAGCCGGTGCCGATCGCCTTCGGGGCGGTGCTGCAGCAGCTTGGCAATCTCGGCCCGGCCGAGATCCCGGCCAAGCGGCGCTTCATCTACCGCCAGTTGCTCTGGAACGCGCAGGCGGAAGGCGTGACGCTGCGCTTCCCGCCTGCCCACCCGTTCAACCCGCTGGCCGCTCTGCGGCTGTGCCTGGCCGCAGGCGGCGGCGCGCAGGCCGTGGACGTGCTGTTCGACTGGATCTGGCGCGAGGGCAACGCCGCCGACAGCGCCGAGGCGCTGCGCGAACCCGGCGCGCGGCTGGGCATCGCGGATGTGGCGGCCGCCACGGCAACCGCAGAGGTCAAGGAGCAGCTGCGGCGCAACACCGAGGCTGCGCTCGCGGCCGGCGTGTTCGGCGTACCGACCTTGGCCATCGGCGACGAGCTGTTCTGGGGCAATGACGCGCACCCGCTGATGGCCGCTGTGCTGGCCGATCCGGACCTGCTGAAGCAGCCGGAATGGCAGCGGGTGGAGGCCCTGCCGATCGCGGTACAGCGCAGACGCTGA
- a CDS encoding amidohydrolase family protein has translation MQIARSSSRNRAWLGAAIMVLAGITGAASAQDLLVRGATVHTASARGSLQHADVLVQGGIIRAVGTGLAAPAGTTVVEADGRPLTPALFGGIAEIGIEEVSGEASTVDSSLKIGEQPLRPEFDVTLAYNPASVLIPVARLEGIGFTALGAVTGGGFVAGQGGVMRLDGSADPLGPRALFLRLGAAASELTGHSRAAQWMLLQQMVDEARGQVAADSPHAVLTPAGRRTLSRYLAGQGRIVVEIDRAADIRQLLRWAAREKVKIALSGASEAWQLAPELAAAGVPVFVDVLANLPASFDQIGATLENAARLQRAGVPVSFVQRGDASHNARKIRQLAGNAVAHGLPWADGLAGLTRVPAQAFGVADQIGSIEPGKRADLVLWEGDPLDVAHYAEQVWMGGRPMPMRSRQTDLRDRYLQRNAQP, from the coding sequence ATGCAGATCGCAAGGTCTTCCAGCCGCAACCGGGCATGGCTCGGCGCTGCGATCATGGTGCTGGCAGGCATCACCGGCGCGGCATCGGCACAGGATCTGCTGGTGCGCGGCGCAACGGTTCACACCGCCAGCGCACGCGGCAGCCTGCAGCACGCCGATGTGCTGGTGCAGGGCGGCATCATCCGTGCCGTGGGTACGGGCCTGGCCGCACCGGCCGGCACGACCGTGGTTGAAGCCGATGGCCGCCCGCTCACGCCCGCGCTGTTCGGTGGCATCGCCGAGATCGGCATCGAGGAAGTCTCGGGAGAAGCGAGTACGGTCGACAGCAGCCTGAAGATCGGCGAGCAACCGCTGCGCCCGGAGTTCGACGTGACCCTGGCCTACAACCCCGCGTCGGTGCTCATTCCGGTGGCGCGACTGGAGGGCATCGGCTTCACCGCGCTGGGCGCCGTCACCGGCGGTGGCTTCGTGGCGGGCCAGGGTGGGGTGATGCGGCTCGATGGCAGCGCCGACCCGCTGGGTCCACGTGCGCTGTTCCTGCGGCTGGGCGCCGCAGCGTCGGAACTGACCGGTCATTCGCGTGCAGCACAGTGGATGCTGCTGCAGCAGATGGTGGATGAAGCGCGCGGCCAGGTCGCCGCCGATTCTCCGCACGCCGTGCTGACACCGGCCGGTCGCCGCACACTGTCGCGCTATCTGGCCGGCCAGGGCCGCATCGTGGTTGAAATCGATCGCGCTGCCGATATCCGCCAGCTGCTGCGCTGGGCTGCACGCGAAAAGGTGAAGATCGCCCTGTCTGGAGCCAGCGAAGCCTGGCAGCTGGCGCCGGAGCTGGCTGCGGCCGGCGTGCCGGTGTTCGTCGACGTGCTGGCCAACCTGCCGGCCAGCTTCGACCAGATCGGCGCCACCCTGGAAAACGCGGCACGACTGCAGCGTGCGGGCGTGCCCGTCAGCTTCGTGCAACGTGGCGATGCCTCGCACAACGCACGCAAGATCCGCCAGCTCGCAGGCAATGCGGTAGCCCATGGCCTGCCCTGGGCCGACGGGCTGGCAGGCCTGACCCGGGTTCCCGCACAGGCGTTCGGGGTGGCCGACCAGATCGGCAGCATCGAGCCCGGCAAGCGCGCCGACCTGGTGCTGTGGGAAGGCGACCCGCTGGATGTGGCGCACTATGCCGAACAGGTCTGGATGGGCGGGCGGCCGATGCCGATGCGCTCGCGCCAGACCGACCTGCGCGACCGCTATCTGCAGCGCAACGCGCAGCCCTGA
- the fghA gene encoding S-formylglutathione hydrolase has translation MERIEHRACFGGWQDVYRHPSSTLGCDMQFAVYLPPQAETQALPVLYWLSGLTCTEQNVITKAGAQRYAAEHGVIMVAPDTSPRGDDVADAEGYDLGKGAGFYLNATREPWSKHYRMHDYVAQELPALIEANFAVTGARAISGHSMGGHGALVVALRNPGRYRSVSAFSPIVAPSQVPWGQKAFQAYLGDNRADWAAWDACELIAAASERLPLLVDQGGADEFLQSQLQPQRLQQACDAVGHPLTLRLQDGYDHSYYFIASFIGEHIAHHARALHG, from the coding sequence ATGGAACGCATCGAACATCGTGCCTGCTTCGGCGGTTGGCAGGACGTGTACCGTCATCCCTCGTCCACGCTGGGCTGCGACATGCAGTTCGCCGTTTACCTGCCGCCGCAGGCGGAAACGCAGGCGCTGCCGGTGCTGTACTGGCTGAGCGGACTGACCTGCACCGAACAGAACGTCATCACCAAGGCGGGCGCGCAGCGCTATGCGGCCGAACATGGCGTGATTATGGTCGCGCCCGACACCAGCCCGCGTGGCGACGATGTCGCCGACGCGGAGGGCTACGATCTGGGCAAGGGTGCCGGCTTCTACCTCAACGCCACCCGCGAGCCGTGGTCCAAGCACTACCGCATGCATGACTATGTGGCGCAGGAACTGCCGGCGCTGATCGAGGCGAACTTCGCGGTGACCGGGGCACGCGCGATCAGTGGTCACTCGATGGGAGGTCACGGTGCACTGGTGGTCGCGCTGCGCAATCCGGGGCGTTACCGCAGCGTGTCGGCATTTTCGCCGATTGTTGCCCCCAGCCAGGTGCCCTGGGGACAGAAGGCGTTCCAGGCCTATCTGGGCGACAACCGCGCCGACTGGGCCGCGTGGGATGCCTGCGAACTGATCGCTGCGGCCAGCGAACGCTTGCCGCTGCTGGTGGACCAGGGCGGGGCCGATGAGTTCCTGCAGAGCCAGCTGCAGCCGCAGCGCCTGCAGCAGGCCTGCGACGCCGTCGGCCATCCGCTGACCCTGCGCCTGCAGGATGGCTACGACCACAGCTATTACTTCATCGCCAGCTTCATCGGCGAGCACATCGCTCACCACGCCCGCGCGCTGCACGGCTGA